One genomic region from Leptolyngbyaceae cyanobacterium JSC-12 encodes:
- a CDS encoding hypothetical protein (IMG reference gene:2510095653): MVERPIKKSERLARAASEAEKPVAQPSEQRQERSSRGKDRKGKGKGGKGKGDRKADSRPPINPALMRGPKPPKAKELLEEEASPEAIEALVETTETPEVASEASVAEASTETPEVASEVSANVVVKAPVVETPTETPEASVAEAPAVEAIPAQVAAETQEPSAPEAVLPEAVAEVPTEVTPEAPTTELSVNEPQVESGNLVSQTTPESTVEEVVVESV, from the coding sequence ATGGTAGAGCGTCCAATTAAAAAATCTGAGCGGTTGGCACGTGCCGCATCAGAGGCAGAAAAACCAGTTGCTCAGCCGTCTGAGCAACGTCAAGAGCGTTCCAGTCGTGGAAAGGATCGTAAAGGTAAGGGCAAAGGTGGAAAAGGCAAGGGCGATCGCAAAGCAGACTCCAGACCTCCAATCAACCCAGCCTTGATGCGGGGTCCCAAGCCTCCCAAAGCCAAGGAACTCCTGGAAGAAGAAGCTTCACCAGAAGCCATTGAAGCACTCGTTGAAACAACTGAAACGCCAGAAGTAGCATCAGAAGCATCTGTGGCTGAAGCTTCAACCGAAACGCCAGAAGTGGCATCAGAAGTATCTGCCAACGTAGTGGTGAAAGCGCCAGTGGTTGAAACTCCAACAGAAACACCAGAAGCCTCTGTAGCAGAAGCCCCAGCAGTTGAAGCGATTCCTGCTCAGGTTGCGGCTGAAACTCAGGAACCATCAGCACCTGAAGCTGTTCTGCCAGAGGCAGTGGCAGAAGTTCCTACCGAAGTGACGCCAGAAGCGCCAACCACAGAACTTTCAGTCAATGAACCACAAGTCGAGTCTGGAAACCTTGTTTCGCAGACAACACCTGAAAGCACTGTGGAAGAAGTGGTGGTTGAAAGCGTGTAA
- a CDS encoding cystathionine beta-lyase family protein involved in aluminum resistance (IMG reference gene:2510095652~PFAM: Aluminium resistance protein) — protein sequence MNSSKLIQEAEQALSLIFSRIDSQVKENLKRVLTAFRQHRVGAHHFASVSGYGHSDLGREVLDRVFAEVMGAEAAAVRVQFVSGTHAIACALYGVLRPGDELLAVAGAPYDTLEEVIGLRGKHQGALAEFGIRYRQLELSDDGSIDWAVLEHAIKSETRMVLIQRSCGYSWRASLAIADIEKIVHLVKQQNPDTICFVDNCYGEFIETCEPTAVGADLMAGSLIKNPGGTIVTAGGYVAGRADLVEMATCRLTAPGIGSSGGATFDQNRLLFQGLFLAPQMVGEAMKGNHLTAFVFDQLGYPVNPPPLAPRRDVIQAVKLGSAQKLIAFCRAIQQHSPIGSYLDPVPAEMPGYESKLVMAGGTFIDGSTSEFSADGPMREPYVVFCQGGTHWTHVAIALEAAIAMIQQFD from the coding sequence ATGAATAGTTCTAAGCTGATCCAAGAAGCAGAACAGGCACTATCCCTGATTTTTTCCCGGATTGACTCTCAGGTCAAGGAAAACCTGAAGCGAGTGTTGACTGCTTTCCGGCAGCATCGAGTCGGAGCACACCATTTCGCCAGTGTGAGTGGATATGGGCATAGCGACCTGGGTCGAGAGGTTCTGGATCGGGTGTTTGCGGAGGTGATGGGGGCAGAAGCGGCGGCAGTACGAGTGCAATTTGTTTCTGGAACGCACGCGATCGCCTGTGCGCTCTACGGGGTTCTGCGTCCAGGCGATGAATTACTGGCAGTAGCAGGTGCTCCTTACGACACATTAGAAGAAGTCATCGGTTTGCGAGGAAAGCATCAGGGCGCTTTAGCAGAATTTGGCATTCGTTATCGGCAACTTGAGCTTTCTGACGATGGCTCAATTGATTGGGCTGTTCTGGAACATGCCATCAAGTCAGAAACTCGCATGGTACTAATTCAGCGTTCCTGTGGTTATTCCTGGCGTGCTAGTTTGGCGATTGCTGATATTGAGAAAATTGTTCACCTGGTCAAACAACAAAACCCAGATACCATTTGCTTTGTAGACAATTGCTACGGCGAGTTTATTGAAACCTGCGAACCAACAGCCGTTGGGGCAGATTTGATGGCAGGTTCCTTGATCAAAAACCCAGGAGGAACAATTGTCACAGCGGGCGGATATGTTGCCGGACGGGCAGACTTAGTAGAAATGGCAACCTGTCGTTTAACGGCTCCGGGCATTGGCAGTTCTGGCGGAGCAACTTTTGACCAAAACCGTTTACTATTTCAGGGGTTGTTTCTTGCGCCACAAATGGTGGGTGAAGCAATGAAAGGAAATCATCTCACAGCGTTTGTGTTTGACCAGTTAGGGTATCCAGTCAATCCACCACCGCTCGCTCCCCGACGAGACGTAATTCAAGCTGTGAAGTTAGGATCGGCTCAGAAATTGATCGCGTTTTGTCGCGCTATTCAGCAACATTCACCTATTGGCTCCTATCTCGACCCAGTTCCAGCAGAAATGCCCGGCTACGAAAGCAAACTGGTGATGGCAGGGGGCACCTTCATTGATGGCAGCACCTCCGAATTTTCGGCAGATGGACCGATGCGAGAACCTTATGTCGTGTTTTGCCAGGGTGGTACCCACTGGACTCATGTTGCGATCGCGCTAGAAGCAGCTATTGCAATGATTCAACAGTTTGATTAG
- a CDS encoding fatty-acid desaturase (IMG reference gene:2510095651~PFAM: Fatty acid desaturase): MTVATSNNKLKHDWAVILFMVFIHVAALLAFLPANFSWVAVGLAVFLHWVTGGLGITLGWHRMLTHRSFQAPKWLEYFLVFCGTLSMQGGPIWWVGLHRHHHLYSDQNNDHHDSNKGFWWSHMGWMLYDVPAEQEAERFTKDIADDRFYQFLDQYFFPIQVAFAALLYLIGGWSFVVWGIFVRLVVVFHCTWLVNSATHKFGYRTYEADDRSTNCWWVALLTYGEGWHNNHHAFQYSARHGMQWWEIDLTWMTIQLLQMLGLATKVKLVEETEVS, encoded by the coding sequence ATGACTGTTGCGACTTCAAACAACAAACTAAAACACGATTGGGCGGTTATCCTGTTCATGGTCTTTATCCATGTAGCAGCACTGCTCGCGTTTTTACCTGCTAACTTTAGTTGGGTGGCCGTTGGCTTGGCGGTATTTCTGCATTGGGTAACCGGAGGCTTGGGAATTACACTGGGCTGGCACCGAATGTTGACTCATCGTAGCTTTCAAGCACCCAAGTGGTTAGAGTACTTTCTCGTCTTCTGCGGCACGCTGTCAATGCAGGGAGGTCCAATTTGGTGGGTTGGATTACATCGCCATCATCACCTCTATTCAGACCAAAATAACGACCACCACGATTCTAATAAAGGATTTTGGTGGAGCCATATGGGTTGGATGTTGTATGACGTTCCTGCTGAGCAGGAAGCGGAACGGTTTACTAAAGATATTGCAGATGATCGGTTTTATCAATTCCTCGACCAATATTTTTTCCCGATTCAAGTCGCATTTGCTGCATTGCTGTATTTGATTGGGGGATGGTCCTTCGTCGTTTGGGGAATTTTTGTTCGATTAGTGGTTGTGTTCCATTGCACTTGGTTGGTGAACAGTGCAACCCACAAGTTTGGATACCGCACCTATGAGGCAGATGACCGTTCTACAAACTGCTGGTGGGTTGCTCTCCTAACCTATGGTGAAGGCTGGCACAATAATCATCATGCATTTCAATACTCTGCCCGTCATGGCATGCAGTGGTGGGAAATTGATCTTACTTGGATGACCATTCAACTCTTGCAAATGCTAGGATTGGCGACCAAAGTGAAGCTAGTGGAAGAAACTGAAGTAAGCTAA
- a CDS encoding tetratricopeptide repeat protein (IMG reference gene:2510095658~PFAM: Tetratricopeptide repeat) has translation MDSGSKFFDSDNNHVQNPPAVDPTDPILSRETVFPGDQRSLTLELAADAIGKETLQTVAERSLARGLEHYQANSFETALEFLNEAYTLYLELQDAQGQSRVLTHLGLTFYSLKHYTKSIEYSQTALVFANQAQDRRSAVKILSTLGNAYRHLKELDRAIEYQLQSLTLAKEVGDRHGEMAALNNLGLAYKAVGEYQQAIVYEEQSLQIAHELNDRLVEEQILKNLGNACYALGNYSKAIAYYEQRLTLMRKLNNPRMEAQILRNLANAYYALNDYQRSIECSEQRLQVSRKIHDLRGEEQALGSLGIAYDALGNYSKATAYYEQRLVIARVLDDRRVEEQVLGSLKVTCYALGDYIKAAKYASQHQAIAQR, from the coding sequence ATGGATAGCGGATCTAAATTCTTTGATTCGGATAATAATCACGTGCAGAATCCTCCCGCTGTCGATCCAACCGACCCTATCCTTTCCCGCGAAACAGTATTTCCTGGGGATCAGCGATCACTAACCCTTGAACTCGCAGCAGATGCGATTGGTAAAGAAACCTTACAAACAGTGGCTGAACGATCGCTTGCCAGGGGGCTAGAGCACTATCAAGCGAATTCATTTGAAACTGCCCTTGAGTTTTTGAACGAAGCGTATACCCTTTATCTGGAACTACAGGATGCTCAGGGGCAAAGCCGAGTATTAACCCATTTAGGGCTAACATTTTACAGCCTCAAGCATTACACCAAGTCTATTGAATATTCACAGACAGCGCTTGTGTTTGCGAACCAGGCTCAAGACCGTCGTAGCGCGGTGAAGATTCTCAGTACGCTTGGGAATGCTTATCGCCACTTAAAGGAATTAGATCGAGCAATTGAATATCAACTTCAAAGTTTAACTCTGGCAAAGGAAGTCGGCGATCGCCACGGGGAAATGGCCGCCCTGAATAACCTGGGATTGGCTTACAAAGCCGTTGGAGAATATCAACAGGCGATTGTTTACGAAGAGCAAAGTTTGCAAATTGCTCATGAACTCAATGATCGACTGGTTGAAGAGCAAATTCTCAAAAATTTGGGAAATGCCTGCTATGCGTTGGGCAATTATTCTAAAGCGATCGCCTACTACGAGCAGCGTTTAACACTAATGCGCAAGCTAAATAACCCTCGCATGGAAGCGCAAATTCTTCGGAATCTAGCGAATGCCTACTATGCCCTTAACGATTATCAACGCTCAATTGAGTGCAGCGAGCAACGGCTGCAAGTGTCTCGCAAAATTCATGACCTGCGAGGTGAAGAACAAGCACTTGGCAGTTTGGGAATTGCCTACGATGCTCTCGGCAATTATTCCAAGGCAACCGCATATTATGAACAACGATTAGTAATTGCTCGAGTGCTGGATGATCGGCGGGTTGAAGAGCAGGTGTTGGGAAGCTTGAAAGTCACTTGTTATGCCCTAGGAGATTACATCAAAGCCGCAAAATATGCGAGTCAACATCAAGCGATCGCGCAACGCTAG
- a CDS encoding putative Zn-dependent peptidase (IMG reference gene:2510095656~PFAM: Peptidase M16 inactive domain; Insulinase (Peptidase family M16)): protein MSSTLIETATSPASLTTLHNGLTVIHQQTSATPVASVDVWVKAGAASEPDEWVGMAHFLEHMIFKGTDKILPGVFDQEVEFRGGVTNAATSYDYAHYFVTTAVQYLDETLPYLAEILLNAAIPDDEFDRERGVVLEEIRQSYDNPDCVAFQILSETVYQRHPYGRPILGTEETLLKQTPEQMRMFHRARYQPENMTVVIVGDLSKEDALQLVERTFHPFPQRIAWQQYQPEAEPPITYIRRQELCLPRLEQARLMMAWLGPGVDSPLQSLDEQLHNAYGLDLLSVLLAEGRTSRLVWELREERNLVQAINSGFSLQRDSGMFTISAWLDADNLERVEAIICDRLSELAATPATQAELDRCKRLLCNDYAFSTETPGQLAGLYGYYSIFACPNMVTAYPQRIRAIQAEDIQRLATQYLSPYHYAATIVRPLE from the coding sequence TTGTCAAGTACTTTAATCGAAACTGCTACCTCCCCAGCAAGCCTAACCACTCTTCATAATGGGCTGACTGTTATTCATCAACAAACATCTGCAACCCCGGTTGCCTCAGTCGATGTTTGGGTCAAAGCAGGAGCAGCCTCTGAACCAGATGAATGGGTCGGCATGGCACACTTCTTAGAACACATGATCTTTAAAGGAACGGATAAAATACTGCCTGGTGTGTTCGATCAAGAAGTGGAATTTCGGGGTGGGGTTACGAATGCAGCGACCAGCTACGATTACGCTCACTACTTTGTGACTACGGCCGTTCAGTATCTGGACGAAACATTGCCGTACTTAGCCGAGATTTTGTTAAATGCAGCAATCCCCGATGACGAATTTGATCGGGAGCGGGGCGTTGTTCTGGAAGAAATTCGGCAATCCTACGACAACCCGGATTGTGTGGCATTTCAAATCTTGAGCGAGACCGTGTATCAGCGGCATCCTTACGGTAGACCAATTTTGGGTACGGAAGAAACATTATTAAAACAAACGCCAGAGCAGATGCGGATGTTTCATCGTGCTCGCTATCAGCCAGAGAACATGACTGTGGTGATAGTGGGTGATTTGTCGAAAGAGGACGCCCTTCAATTAGTTGAACGAACCTTTCATCCATTTCCTCAGCGTATAGCCTGGCAACAATACCAGCCTGAAGCAGAGCCACCAATTACTTATATTCGCCGTCAAGAACTCTGCCTGCCCCGGTTGGAGCAAGCTCGTTTAATGATGGCTTGGCTTGGTCCAGGGGTGGATTCGCCACTGCAAAGCCTGGATGAACAGTTGCATAACGCTTATGGATTAGATTTGCTGTCGGTGTTGCTGGCAGAAGGACGAACGTCCCGATTAGTGTGGGAATTGCGAGAAGAACGGAATCTAGTGCAGGCAATTAACAGTGGGTTTTCGCTCCAGCGGGATTCTGGTATGTTCACTATTTCTGCCTGGTTAGATGCCGATAATCTGGAACGGGTCGAGGCGATTATTTGCGATCGCCTATCTGAACTAGCAGCAACTCCTGCAACACAGGCAGAATTAGACCGCTGCAAACGGTTACTGTGTAATGACTATGCCTTTTCCACCGAAACCCCTGGTCAACTGGCAGGTTTATACGGCTACTACAGTATTTTTGCTTGTCCCAACATGGTAACTGCCTATCCGCAAAGAATTCGAGCCATCCAAGCTGAAGACATCCAACGCCTGGCAACTCAATATCTTTCTCCCTACCATTACGCGGCAACTATTGTTCGACCGTTGGAGTAA
- a CDS encoding gamma-glutamyl phosphate reductase (IMG reference gene:2510095650~PFAM: Aldehyde dehydrogenase family~TIGRFAM: gamma-glutamyl phosphate reductase): protein MTTEFPGSTSDAIAAVQAAHRSSIPLATIKGVLRSQAVAAMADALKRHQNDILEANTLDLEASREMAVPNLILEWLKLTPERIQTVAQLLKRLSELPDPIGRVMDASYQLEHCQTYSQLMPLGVIALVYEAFPELAALAAGLCIKTANSLVLKGGSEASHSNVAIAQALQTAIEETGLPDGCLQMLSSDQGASIRDLIVQDQFVNLIIPYGRPSLVQQVVRQATAPVLRSAMGNCYLYWSPSGSLEAVRWMILDSHQSEPDPVNAIEKVLIHRSQNPSSLVMLWNSLKEKGFDLRGDALLVAKFPELKLVDETEWQQAYLDKIVAFKIVDNLEAAIAWINLHSSGHADCLVTESYQESRQFALGINSASTYINASPRFSRNPKRGDSIFLGMSNQKGQRRGPISLQSLTTMKHIIQGAGQF from the coding sequence ATGACAACGGAGTTTCCTGGTTCGACTTCTGATGCGATCGCAGCCGTTCAAGCCGCGCACCGTTCATCCATTCCATTGGCAACAATCAAAGGTGTGCTTCGTAGCCAAGCGGTAGCTGCGATGGCAGATGCACTCAAGCGCCACCAGAACGACATTTTGGAGGCAAACACGTTAGATCTGGAAGCGAGCCGCGAAATGGCAGTTCCAAACCTGATTCTGGAATGGTTGAAGCTTACACCAGAGCGGATTCAAACAGTGGCTCAGTTGCTAAAGCGGTTAAGTGAATTACCTGATCCAATTGGGCGAGTTATGGATGCGTCGTACCAACTGGAGCATTGTCAAACATATTCCCAGTTAATGCCTCTGGGTGTAATTGCGTTGGTGTATGAAGCGTTTCCTGAACTAGCTGCTCTGGCAGCAGGGTTATGCATTAAGACAGCTAATAGCCTGGTACTTAAGGGGGGAAGTGAGGCGAGCCATTCGAATGTGGCGATCGCGCAGGCATTGCAAACCGCGATTGAGGAAACCGGGTTGCCAGATGGGTGCCTCCAGATGCTGTCGTCCGATCAAGGTGCCTCAATTCGGGACTTGATTGTGCAAGATCAATTTGTCAATTTGATCATTCCCTATGGTCGCCCCAGCCTAGTGCAGCAAGTTGTACGTCAGGCAACAGCACCAGTTTTAAGGTCTGCAATGGGAAACTGCTACCTGTATTGGTCTCCTTCGGGCAGTTTAGAGGCGGTACGCTGGATGATTTTAGATAGTCATCAGAGCGAACCTGATCCAGTCAACGCGATCGAAAAAGTACTAATTCATCGCAGTCAAAATCCGTCTTCCCTTGTAATGTTGTGGAACAGTTTGAAAGAGAAGGGCTTTGATTTGAGAGGCGATGCATTACTAGTGGCAAAGTTTCCAGAACTCAAACTGGTAGATGAGACAGAATGGCAGCAAGCATATCTGGATAAAATTGTTGCCTTCAAAATTGTAGATAACTTAGAAGCAGCGATCGCCTGGATCAACTTACATAGCAGTGGTCACGCCGACTGTCTTGTCACTGAGTCCTATCAGGAAAGTCGGCAATTTGCCTTGGGAATCAACAGTGCCTCAACCTATATCAACGCCTCACCCCGATTCTCTCGGAACCCGAAGCGAGGCGATTCTATCTTTTTAGGAATGTCTAACCAGAAGGGACAGCGCCGTGGACCAATTAGCCTTCAAAGTTTAACAACCATGAAACACATCATCCAGGGCGCAGGGCAGTTTTGA
- a CDS encoding putative Zn-dependent peptidase (IMG reference gene:2510095657~PFAM: Peptidase M16 inactive domain; Insulinase (Peptidase family M16)) produces MTDSAPIQPIHRMMLSNGIIVLVAENPTADIIAARLFIRAGSRWEKPHQAGLTHLLSAVLTKGTETLSSLEIAEQVESVGASLSTDSTTDYFLVSLKSVSSDFEEMLALAAELLRSPTFPLQELELERRLTLQAIRSQQEQPFTVAFDQLRHIMYGEHPYALSGLGTEYSVSQLTQEDLLDYHRTHFRPDNLVVSISGRIQPNAAIALIEKTFGDWQPPNVPLPTLQLPVIASNPIRKATAQETQQSIVMLGYLAPAVVDTSISATDDVPTAHDYAVLKLINTHLGNGLSSRLFVELREKRGLAYEVSAFYTTRLDTAQFVAYMGTAPENTAIALEGLHYEIERLSTVLLTKDELQAAKNKLLGQYALGKQTNAQIAQTYGWYEALGLGIEFDRTFQSQVSAMTPAHIQATAQKYLVAPYVSLVGPASAVQELADKV; encoded by the coding sequence ATGACTGATTCTGCCCCCATTCAACCCATTCATCGCATGATGCTTAGTAACGGCATCATTGTGCTTGTAGCTGAAAATCCTACAGCTGATATTATTGCTGCCCGTCTGTTTATTCGAGCTGGCAGTCGTTGGGAAAAGCCTCATCAAGCAGGACTGACCCATCTTCTCTCTGCGGTTTTGACGAAAGGAACTGAAACCCTCTCATCGCTTGAAATTGCGGAGCAAGTGGAGTCGGTAGGCGCGAGCTTAAGCACAGACTCTACAACCGATTATTTCTTAGTGAGTTTGAAGTCAGTATCCAGTGATTTCGAAGAAATGTTGGCGCTGGCAGCCGAACTGCTGCGATCGCCCACCTTTCCGCTACAAGAACTGGAACTAGAACGCCGTCTTACCCTACAAGCTATCCGCTCTCAGCAAGAACAGCCCTTCACTGTTGCATTCGATCAACTCCGTCACATTATGTATGGAGAGCATCCCTATGCCCTCTCTGGACTCGGCACAGAATACTCCGTTTCCCAACTTACTCAGGAAGACTTGCTGGACTATCACCGTACCCACTTTCGTCCTGATAACCTCGTGGTCAGTATATCCGGGCGTATTCAGCCTAACGCAGCGATCGCTCTGATTGAAAAAACGTTTGGGGATTGGCAGCCGCCCAATGTCCCGTTACCAACCCTGCAACTGCCTGTGATTGCATCTAACCCAATCCGCAAAGCAACCGCCCAAGAGACACAGCAATCAATTGTTATGTTGGGATATCTTGCTCCCGCTGTAGTAGACACTTCCATAAGTGCCACGGATGATGTTCCAACTGCACACGATTATGCCGTCCTGAAGCTTATCAATACCCATCTGGGCAATGGCTTGTCCAGTCGGCTGTTTGTAGAACTGCGAGAAAAGCGAGGACTGGCGTACGAAGTTTCTGCTTTTTACACCACTCGTTTGGATACAGCCCAATTTGTCGCTTATATGGGAACCGCCCCAGAAAACACCGCGATCGCCCTAGAGGGACTGCACTATGAAATTGAGCGGTTAAGTACTGTTCTGCTTACAAAAGACGAACTCCAGGCAGCAAAAAATAAACTCCTGGGACAATATGCGCTGGGTAAACAAACGAATGCCCAGATCGCTCAGACTTACGGCTGGTACGAAGCATTAGGCTTAGGAATTGAGTTTGATCGCACCTTTCAGTCACAAGTTTCTGCCATGACGCCTGCTCATATTCAAGCAACTGCTCAAAAATACTTAGTGGCTCCCTATGTATCGTTAGTTGGACCGGCTAGTGCAGTTCAAGAACTGGCTGATAAGGTTTGA
- a CDS encoding ABC-type dipeptide/oligopeptide/nickel transport system, permease component (IMG reference gene:2510095655~PFAM: Binding-protein-dependent transport system inner membrane component) translates to MSRSRSLRYYIVARLLLSPLLLWLITTLVFLLLRATPGDPVDALLGPRAPQAAKDALRSQLGLDKPLFLQYLDYLGSLLRFDLGTSLLSKETSVWEIIWKFFPATVELAVYSMAIALLVGITVGILTASRPNTPLDAAGRLFGILTYSVPMFWFGMLLQLVFSVQLGWFPLGTRFPVTIPAPAGPTGLYTLDSLLTGNLAQFFTALYYLALPGLTLGILISGIFERIVRVNLKQTLKADYVEAARARGIPEFRILLAHALKNALIPVITILGLTFAALLGGAILTEVTFSWPGLANRLYRAIAQRDYPTVQGVVVFFAAIVAIASILIDLLNAYIDPRIRY, encoded by the coding sequence ATGTCTCGCTCCCGTTCTCTTCGGTATTACATTGTTGCTCGGCTGCTGTTATCGCCGTTGCTATTGTGGTTAATTACAACACTGGTCTTTTTGCTGCTGCGGGCGACTCCTGGCGATCCAGTGGATGCCCTCCTGGGTCCGCGTGCGCCTCAAGCTGCTAAAGATGCCCTGCGTAGCCAGTTAGGGCTTGATAAACCCCTGTTTCTGCAATACCTGGATTACCTTGGTTCGCTTCTACGGTTTGACCTGGGTACATCTCTGCTTAGCAAAGAAACGTCTGTATGGGAAATTATCTGGAAGTTTTTTCCTGCAACGGTGGAACTAGCGGTATACAGCATGGCGATCGCCCTGCTGGTTGGGATTACAGTTGGAATCCTCACAGCTTCTCGCCCAAACACGCCACTGGATGCTGCAGGCAGGCTATTTGGCATCCTGACCTACTCGGTACCCATGTTTTGGTTTGGGATGCTGCTCCAACTGGTGTTTTCGGTGCAACTAGGTTGGTTTCCATTAGGAACGCGCTTTCCAGTTACAATTCCTGCCCCCGCTGGGCCTACAGGCTTATACACCCTGGATAGTTTACTAACAGGGAACTTGGCTCAGTTTTTCACGGCACTGTATTACCTGGCACTACCAGGTTTAACGTTAGGAATTTTGATTAGTGGCATCTTTGAGCGGATTGTACGGGTGAATTTGAAACAAACCCTCAAAGCAGATTATGTTGAAGCTGCGCGCGCACGAGGAATTCCAGAATTTCGTATTCTGCTGGCTCACGCGCTCAAGAATGCCTTGATCCCAGTGATCACGATTCTCGGTCTGACATTTGCTGCCTTACTGGGAGGGGCGATTTTAACCGAGGTGACCTTCTCATGGCCTGGATTAGCAAATCGTTTGTATCGAGCGATCGCTCAACGCGATTATCCAACTGTGCAGGGTGTAGTGGTGTTTTTTGCTGCCATTGTCGCGATCGCCAGCATTTTAATTGACCTTCTCAATGCTTATATTGATCCTCGAATTCGCTACTAA
- a CDS encoding hypothetical protein (IMG reference gene:2510095654) produces MTPDPQIMKAVEHLNYRVTVGDVAMQAGLDINLAESGLLALASEAGGHLQVSESGDIVYLFPQQFRSILRNKYLRLQLQEWWEKVWRILFYIIRISFGIILIVSIILIFLAIFAIIIASTASRDGDSDSGGSVSMPNIWFGPDLFWIFYPSYNERPTAYRRRSTGQDSSMNFLEAIFSFLFGDGDPNADLEERRWRAIGTVIRNNRGAVIAEQIAPYLDNVGQGYAREYEEYMLPVLTRFNGRPEVSPEGGLVYHFADLQTTAVENRFQPVSAYLKEFPRKFSNATAGQILMAVGLGSLNLIGALALGRLLAGGAIAAQMGGLVAFVQSIYWLLLAYGTGFLVIPLIRYFWVQWQNQKINQRNRDRQDRAVALNEASEALQEKLAYAQQFAAETYIKEGDLAYTTERDLIEQEIEQSDKIDAEWQQRLEGR; encoded by the coding sequence ATGACCCCAGACCCACAAATTATGAAGGCAGTTGAGCACCTGAACTACCGCGTCACCGTTGGAGATGTGGCAATGCAGGCAGGCTTAGATATTAACTTAGCTGAAAGTGGACTATTGGCTCTCGCATCCGAAGCAGGCGGACACCTCCAGGTTTCAGAGTCGGGCGATATTGTATACCTGTTTCCTCAGCAGTTTCGCTCTATCCTGCGCAACAAATATCTCCGACTTCAACTTCAAGAATGGTGGGAAAAAGTTTGGCGAATTCTGTTTTATATCATCAGAATTTCTTTTGGAATTATTTTAATCGTATCAATCATCCTAATTTTTCTGGCGATTTTTGCCATCATAATTGCCAGCACTGCATCTAGAGATGGAGATAGCGATTCAGGCGGCTCGGTTTCTATGCCTAATATCTGGTTTGGTCCAGACTTATTCTGGATTTTTTACCCTAGTTATAACGAGCGCCCAACAGCTTATCGTCGTCGTTCTACTGGTCAAGACTCTTCCATGAATTTCTTGGAAGCCATCTTCTCCTTTTTATTTGGCGATGGCGACCCCAATGCAGATTTGGAAGAACGGCGCTGGCGGGCAATTGGTACGGTGATTCGGAACAATCGAGGAGCCGTAATTGCAGAACAAATAGCGCCTTATCTAGACAACGTGGGACAGGGTTACGCACGTGAGTATGAAGAGTATATGCTGCCTGTCCTAACTCGCTTCAATGGACGCCCTGAAGTCAGTCCTGAAGGGGGTTTAGTTTATCACTTTGCTGATTTGCAAACCACAGCGGTTGAAAACCGCTTTCAACCTGTTAGCGCCTATCTCAAAGAATTTCCCCGCAAGTTCAGCAACGCCACTGCTGGACAAATTTTGATGGCGGTTGGGCTGGGATCGCTGAATTTAATTGGGGCATTGGCACTAGGCAGACTTTTAGCCGGAGGCGCGATCGCTGCTCAAATGGGGGGTCTTGTTGCCTTTGTGCAATCGATTTATTGGCTATTACTGGCCTATGGCACGGGCTTTTTGGTGATTCCGCTGATTCGGTATTTCTGGGTGCAGTGGCAAAACCAGAAAATTAACCAGCGTAATCGTGATCGTCAGGATCGAGCTGTTGCTTTGAATGAAGCCAGCGAAGCATTGCAGGAAAAGCTCGCCTATGCTCAGCAATTTGCTGCAGAAACTTATATCAAGGAGGGGGACTTAGCATACACCACGGAGCGAGATTTGATTGAACAGGAAATTGAGCAGTCTGACAAAATTGATGCTGAGTGGCAACAACGGTTAGAAGGGCGATAG